A genome region from Macrobrachium rosenbergii isolate ZJJX-2024 chromosome 42, ASM4041242v1, whole genome shotgun sequence includes the following:
- the LOC136827588 gene encoding uncharacterized protein — MPSVHPMRSSVESLSLSIPVKQASNLSVSQFQLIKQASNLSIPVKEASNLSIPVKGASNLSIPVKQASNLSIPVKQASNLSVLASP; from the exons atgccgtcagtgcaccccatgcgat CAAGCGTCGAATCTCTCAGTCTCTCAATTCCAGTTAAGCAAGCGTCGAATCTCTCAGTCTCTCAATTCCAGTTAA TTAAGCAAGCGTCGAATCTCTCAATTCCAGTTAAGGAAGCGTCGAATCTCTCAATTCCAGTTAAGGGAGCGTCGAATCTCTCAATTCCAGTTAAGCAAGCGTCGAATCTCTCAATTCCAGTTAAGCAAGCGTCGAATCTCTCAGTCTTGGCCTCTCCA